The following is a genomic window from Nitrospira sp..
GCCTTGCGAGCTCCGGTGGTCGGCGGCTCAGATGTCGCTCGCTCGCCTTCATGTCCCGCCATGGGAGGCGGCACATTTCCGAGGGCAGCGATATGCGTCATTACCGTGCGGCTGACCTGTTGATAAAACCGTTTGGCATCTCCCTTATCCTGCTCTTTGGAATGACCGCTCTCGAACGTCAGCGGATCTCCCAGCTTCACTGTCACCTGCCGAAACCTTAGCCATTTAGCTCCGGTCGGCAGCACATCGAACGTGCCTTTCAGATAGGCCGGCACCACTGGACAGCCGGTCTGCGACACAATGACACCAATGCCGGATTTCGGCTGCCGCAAATGGCCATCGTGACTACGTCCGCCTTCCGGGAAAATCACAACCACCTTGCCGGCCTGAATCAGGCTGACCGCTTTCCCAAAAGCCTCCCGGTCTAACCGGCCCGGCCGGAGAGGGATCCAGCCCAACCGCTGCAATATCCCGTTCAACACCGGCACGGGAAACAAGTCGTTACGCCCGAGATACCAGGCCCGCCGCGTCATTCCGCATCCCAAGAGCGGAATATCCACATAGCTGGCGTGATTGGCCGCCACCAGCACGCCCCCGGTCTTGGGCAGCGTTCCTTCGACCCGGTACCGAAACAACAACGCTGCGGAGACGCGCACCAATCCCCACAGAATCCCGTAAACCCATCCGCTCACGAGACGGCCGCGACCGCCGCCAGCATCTGCTCCACCACATCGTCAATTTGCAAGGACGACGTATCGATTAGTCGCGCATCGGCCGCTGGCACCAGCGGAGCGACGGCGCGTGTGCGATCCCGTTCGTCGCGGCTAGACAGGTCTTGATGGGTTTTCTCCATCGACCCGCTATGCCCAGCCGTCACCAGCTCGCGATGACGCCGCTCGGCCCGTACGGTCGCGTCCGCCTCAAGGAAAAACTTTACCGGCGCGCCAGGAAACACCTTGGTGCCAATGTCTCGCCCCTCGGCCACCACCGATCCGCGCTGCCCGATCTGGCGCTGCACTGGCAAGAGCCATTCGCGGACGGCGGGAATCGCCGACACAACCGACGCCGCGGTCGTCACGTCTGGTGTGCGCAGCTCGTTCGTGACATCCACATCGTTTACCAACACCAACATCGCCCCGTTTTGAAACAGCATCTGGATCGACAGCGAAGGAAGCAGCGCCGCTACCTGTTCTCGATCGGCCGGATCAATCCCGCTCCGCAGCGTCTTCCAAGCCACCGCCCGATAGAGCGCGCCCGTATCGAGATAGAGGTAGCCCAGCCGCGATGCCAGCAACCTGGCAACCGTACTCTTTCCTACTCCGGCTGGCCCATCTATCGCAATAATCACTGCCTCTACCTTCCGCCTTACATCAAAAAGAGCCGTATTATAGTCCTCAAGCCGATGCCGTCAACAATGTCGCCAGGACCTGCTCGAAATTCGGAAACGAGGTATCCACGCAACCGGTATCCGCCACGGCTGTGGGAGTGTCGGCCGTGAGCCCGCCGATGGCCAGCGACATCGCCACGCGATGGTCGCCATGGCTTTGCCCCTTCAGCGTACCGGCTAACCGGCCATTCTTTCCTGCCTGCCCCAGTCCTCGGATCACCATCCCATCCGGCTTTTCCGTAATCTGAGCGCCCATCGCTTTCAACTCGGCGCTCATGGTGGCAATGCGATCGCTTTCCTTGACACGAAGCTCTTCGGCGCCGGTGATGACCGTCTCACCCTCCGCCACCGCCGCCGCGACGCACAGGATTGGGAATTCATCGATGGTCTGTGGAATCAGTTCATGACCGACCGTCACACCCTTCAACGCCGCCGACCTGACGCGGAGATCCGCGACTGGTTCACCGGCCTCATCGCGCCGATTGAGCACATCGATCTTGGCTCCCATGGCTGTCAACACATCGATCAGCCCGGTTCTCGTCGGATTGATCCCGACATTCTGAATCGTGACATCCGATCCAGGCACGATGCTCGCGCCCACGAGAAAAAATGCCGCAGCCGAAAAATCCCCTGGAATCACAATCGCGCGGCCGGTCCAGCCGGACAAGGGACGCCCTTCCAATACCAATGTGCCCGCCTCTTGCCGCAACGGAATCCCGAACGACTGAAACATCCGCTCCGTATGATCTCGGGACAAGCGCGGCTCGCGAAACCGCATGGTGCCTTCGGCGAAAAGCCCTGCGAACAAAAGCGACGACTTGATCTGCGCGCTGGCCACCGGCGAGGTATAGTCAATCCCCCGCAGCCTGGTGCCGGTGATGGCCAGCGGAGCCAGCTCACCGCCTTTGCGCCCAGCAACCACCGCGCCCATCTCGCGCAGAGGTTTCACCACACGTCCCATCGGTCGGCGGCGAATCGACTCGTCCCCAGTCAAAATCGTGAAGAAATCCTGCCCAGCCAAGAGTCCGGTCAACAAGCGGGTCCCGGTTCCGGAATTGCCG
Proteins encoded in this region:
- a CDS encoding 1-acyl-sn-glycerol-3-phosphate acyltransferase (MaGe:77310928), with the protein product MSGWVYGILWGLVRVSAALLFRYRVEGTLPKTGGVLVAANHASYVDIPLLGCGMTRRAWYLGRNDLFPVPVLNGILQRLGWIPLRPGRLDREAFGKAVSLIQAGKVVVIFPEGGRSHDGHLRQPKSGIGVIVSQTGCPVVPAYLKGTFDVLPTGAKWLRFRQVTVKLGDPLTFESGHSKEQDKGDAKRFYQQVSRTVMTHIAALGNVPPPMAGHEGERATSEPPTTGARKAE
- a CDS encoding 3-phosphoshikimate 1-carboxyvinyltransferase (MaGe:77310930); the encoded protein is MVPGDKSITHRAIILTSLAEGESRLSSYCRGEDCLNTMRAFQTLGIQIDEQPETLLVHGKGMWGLREAGEPIDCGNSGTGTRLLTGLLAGQDFFTILTGDESIRRRPMGRVVKPLREMGAVVAGRKGGELAPLAITGTRLRGIDYTSPVASAQIKSSLLFAGLFAEGTMRFREPRLSRDHTERMFQSFGIPLRQEAGTLVLEGRPLSGWTGRAIVIPGDFSAAAFFLVGASIVPGSDVTIQNVGINPTRTGLIDVLTAMGAKIDVLNRRDEAGEPVADLRVRSAALKGVTVGHELIPQTIDEFPILCVAAAVAEGETVITGAEELRVKESDRIATMSAELKAMGAQITEKPDGMVIRGLGQAGKNGRLAGTLKGQSHGDHRVAMSLAIGGLTADTPTAVADTGCVDTSFPNFEQVLATLLTASA